The DNA window ACTCGAGACGCTGAAGGTGTATATGCCGGGGTAGAACGGCTGGATCATCGGAATCGTCCGAACGGTGTTTTCAAACACGAATTCATTTTCCGATACCGATCAGCTACTTCACCACTATCGGCGCTCGTTCGCACGAACTCTCGCGTCTAAACGCGGCTCTTTCGAGGTATTATATAGGGCCTCAGAATCGTTCAATCAAACCGGATTTAAGCACGTAGCACTTCACCGGGCATCGCACCGGTTGTCTCCCCGTCTCTCACCGCGAACTCGCCGTTGACAAGGACGTGGTAGATCCCCTTCGGGTGTTGCTTCGGACGCTCGTAGGTCGCCGGCGACTCGACGGCCTCCGGGTCGAAGACGACGAGGTCGGCGTCCATGCCAGGGCGAACGATCCCCTTCCGCTGGAGCCCCATCGCTCGCGCCGGCTGGGATGTCATCTTGCGGATCGCTTCCACCAGATTGAGCACATTTTCGTCACGGGCATAGGTGCCGAGAACCTTCGGGAACGCCCCATAGACGCGCGGGTGAGGCTTGCCGCCGAACAGCCCGTCGGTGATGACGTTCACACGCGGGTCTGCGAGGATTTTCTGGACATCATCCTCGTCGATGAAATGGTTGAGGATGCTCACGCCAAGTTCTTCCTCAGCCAGTAGGTCGCAGACCGCGAGGATAGGTTCGGTGTCGCGCTCGCGGGCGATCGCGGCGATGTTCTCCCCCTCGCAGTCCGCGTTGGCCTCAGACTGGACGTTTGTTACGACGACGTTCTCCCATCCGGAGTAGGCACCGGGGTTGTCCCAGCCGTCGATCCGAAATTCCTCAACGTCACGCTGAATACGCTTGCGGGCCTCCTCGTCGCGGAGGTACTCCAGTGTCTGCTCGGTGCCGCCCGCGTGGACCCACGGTGGGAGGACATACGACAGCAGTGTGCTGCTGGCGGTGTAGGGATACTGGTCGGCAGTGAAGTCGACACCTCGCTCACGGGCGGCATCGAACAGCTGTCTCATCCGGTCGGCCTTGCCGTGCTGTGGCGGGCCGCCGAGCTTAGCGTGCGAGAGGTGGACCGGGACGTCGGCGTCCGCCCCGATATCGACAAACTCGTCGAGCGCCTCCCAGATGTCTCCGCGTTCGCTGCGGATGTGCGCGACGAACGGGCGTCCATAAGGTTTCAACTGACTCGCTAAGGACCGGATTTCAGCGGTGTTGGCGTAAGAACAGGGAGTAATGACCAACGCAGTTGAGAATCCGAACGCGCCGGCTTCGAGTGACTCGGAGACGACATCGACCATCTCGTCCAGTTCGTCGTCGGTCGGTGCACGGTCGTCCATCCCCATCACCGCGAAGCGGACCGCGCCGTGACCGACAAGCGTGCCGACGTTCGGCGCGACTCCGCTCTCCTCAGCTGCGTCGAGGTAGTCGCCGACGCCGCCCCACGTCCACTCACGATCGACCCGCCCGTCAAGTCCGCTGAGCTTGTCGGCCCACTGTGCCGCGGCCTCCTTGTCAGGGATAGGCGCGACTGAGAACCCATCCTGTCCGAGGATCTCGGTCGTGATCCCCTGCCGAAGCTTCGGTTCAAGGAGCGGATCCTCGAACAACTGCAGGTCGGAATGGGAGTGCGTGTCGATAAACCCTGGACAGACCACGTCGCCGTCGACGTCGAGGCACTCCTCGGCGGCGAGGTCTGGATTGGGTTGTCGACTAACCGTGTCGATGCGTCCGTCCGCAACGCCGACGGCCCCACGAAACCAAGGCGCACCGGTACCGTCGACTATTCGGGCGTTGGTGAGGAGTAAGTCGAATGTCATGGAGTGTCGTACAGAGACATCATTAAAAAACCATCACCCTCCGTACGGGGCCAGTGTTCAAATTCCCGAGTCCGCTAAACGAGATTACATTGGAAGATTGTCCCGAGGGGTCGACACTCGCTCAACTCATCGACCTCCTGCGAATCGGTGTGTTTCGACCGTGTTATCAGTTATTTAGGAGGTGGTGTTCAGATTAGCTTGTTCCAGCAGTCTGCGTAATTCTGCAACCATGTTTCAGCGGTTTTTGGTTCAGCGATTCCGAAACAATACTCAAACTGGTAGATACAGCCTTTCATCTATTCAGAAATATGTTCAGTAACGTTCCGATTTCTAGGTATCTCGTATCGAAGGCTGTGTCGATTGAGTATGGCTTTGAGCCACGGGGCTAAATCAACGAGAAACACGGCGTTGGTGACGCCGTGTTTCTCAATGAGTTCAGAAAAAAAGATCGAGATGGATCCTTCGTTTCGCATTGGATAGAGTCTAATGGAGAAATTCGTTTGTTTTTCGATCGACGGCTGTGTACAGCCAGTAACGCTGATCATCGGGGTAGATCACCGTTTCGTCGAGTGTGACGTGATCGAACTGTCTGCCGTCTGTCGGCCGTAGATCATCTTTCTGCACCTAGCTGTGAATGGTCGACCGTACTCGTTCGACGCCAGTACTCTCCAGGATATATTCTCTAAGATAGACACAATTTCTGAAAATGATAATTCGTGCAGTTGAAGCTGGATATTCAACTCCATCAACTCGCGTGGTATCTGCTCCGGGAAGTGTTAAACTAGACAGTACTTGTAGAGAGTTCGTGTTCATTCCGGATCTATTACTGTATTGGTGCCTCTTTGCAGGCGTCCTCTATCATTTCAGAACTCTCATCTAATTTTTGATTAAATAAATGAACTAAATGGAGAGAACAGATCTCACTAAAAACAAATTCTACGTGGTCTTACTGTTGCTGAACTCCGATTACTACGCCGAACTTACTGTCCTTGTGGCTCCAAATACGATATTATCAAGGAACTTTCGTCGATCAGCGTTTTACAGTCTTTATCATCTTAAACAGACCTGTTTGAGATTACACCGAGACTGTATTCTCGTGAATGAAAAATTATTTGGCTAGTGTTTCTTGTTTAGAGTTGAATTTTATTCAAATTAATATTTAAATTGATTTTTATATGAGTTACTGGAACTCTTCGGTGAGCGCGGGGACGACGTCGAAGAGGTCGTCGTGGATCGCGTAGTCGGCGATGTCCATGATCGGCGCGTTGGGGTCCGTGTTGATCGCGACGATCGTGTCGGAGCCCTTCATGCCGGCGACGTGCTGGACCGCTCCCGAGATGCCGATCGCGATGTAGACGTCGGGCGTGACGACCTTCCCGGACTGGCCGACCTGGCGGTTCTTGGGGAGCCAGCCGTTGTCGACGATCGGGCGCGAGGACGAGACCGTCGCGTCGAGCGCGTCGGCGAGGTCCTCGATGATCTCCAGGTTCTCTTCCTCTTCGATGCCACGACCGACGGAGACGAGCACGTCGGCCTCGCTGATGTCGACGTCGCCGCCGCCGACTTCCTCGAAGCCGGTGACGGTCGAGCCCTGCTGACTCTCGTCGATCTCGGCGTCGAAAGCCCCGATCGCGGCGTCACCGGTGCCCTCCGCGGCGGGCCACTCGGCACTGCGGATGGTGACGACGGCGTTGTCGGCGAGTTCGGTCGTCGTCTCGACCTTGCCACCGTACATCTCGCGGGTGGCGATCAGCGTCTCGCCGTCGGTATCGAGGTCGACGGTGTCGGTGACGATCGGCAGGCCGAGGCGGTTGGCGACGGCCGGTGCGTAGTCAAGCCCGTTGACGCTGTTGGGCGTGAGAACGTACTGCGGGGCGAGGTCGTCGTACAGCTGGGTGACGACCTGCGTGTAGACGTTGTGGTTGAACTCCTCGCCCACGTCGACGGTGTGGATGACGTCGACGCCCTCGCGATCGAGTTTGTCGG is part of the Halosolutus amylolyticus genome and encodes:
- a CDS encoding N-acyl-D-amino-acid deacylase family protein — encoded protein: MTFDLLLTNARIVDGTGAPWFRGAVGVADGRIDTVSRQPNPDLAAEECLDVDGDVVCPGFIDTHSHSDLQLFEDPLLEPKLRQGITTEILGQDGFSVAPIPDKEAAAQWADKLSGLDGRVDREWTWGGVGDYLDAAEESGVAPNVGTLVGHGAVRFAVMGMDDRAPTDDELDEMVDVVSESLEAGAFGFSTALVITPCSYANTAEIRSLASQLKPYGRPFVAHIRSERGDIWEALDEFVDIGADADVPVHLSHAKLGGPPQHGKADRMRQLFDAARERGVDFTADQYPYTASSTLLSYVLPPWVHAGGTEQTLEYLRDEEARKRIQRDVEEFRIDGWDNPGAYSGWENVVVTNVQSEANADCEGENIAAIARERDTEPILAVCDLLAEEELGVSILNHFIDEDDVQKILADPRVNVITDGLFGGKPHPRVYGAFPKVLGTYARDENVLNLVEAIRKMTSQPARAMGLQRKGIVRPGMDADLVVFDPEAVESPATYERPKQHPKGIYHVLVNGEFAVRDGETTGAMPGEVLRA
- a CDS encoding electron transfer flavoprotein subunit alpha/FixB family protein, with product MTDVLAVTDHRRGDLRDVSYEIITAGRQLADETGADLHLAVISGTVDEFADKLDREGVDVIHTVDVGEEFNHNVYTQVVTQLYDDLAPQYVLTPNSVNGLDYAPAVANRLGLPIVTDTVDLDTDGETLIATREMYGGKVETTTELADNAVVTIRSAEWPAAEGTGDAAIGAFDAEIDESQQGSTVTGFEEVGGGDVDISEADVLVSVGRGIEEEENLEIIEDLADALDATVSSSRPIVDNGWLPKNRQVGQSGKVVTPDVYIAIGISGAVQHVAGMKGSDTIVAINTDPNAPIMDIADYAIHDDLFDVVPALTEEFQ